The Theileria annulata chromosome 2, complete sequence, *** SEQUENCING IN PROGRESS *** genomic sequence AATACTTAGAGTACTTAATACTCTTAATTACTTCTGGTACTAAAATAACAGCAATAACTGAATATCCTGAGACTATTACTGGTACTGTTACTATTAAAACAGGTTGTGGTAATGATGCTAAGCAGGCTACTGGTGGTACTCCCAAAATTGAGAATCCTACTGATACAGGTGCTACTCTAACTATTACTAATATGCAGCCTAATGGTAGTGCTCCTCTTGAGGATACTAGTAGTGCTGTTCCTTGTACTGTCAGTGTGGCcattgataataaaactCTTACTATTAACTATGGTGATAATAAGTGTATTGAAATTACTCTTGGTGATAGTGATAGTATTACAAAAGCTGGTACTGCTGTTCCTTATGGTCACATACTTACTGAAAGTTTTGATATGAGTAAAGTTCACTGGCCAGAGATAATTTCTCCCACACTCATGGTTATTGTTGTCATTGTATTTCTGATAGCCACAATATTTCCACCAGTAATAATTGCTGTTCTTAGATTAAGGGCACCGGCTTGGTCACCTCAGCACAACTTAGGAGGTCGTTGGGGGCTATGGACAAAATACGATTATGCTCCTGATTGGAATAAACCATCTGAAACTACTACTGTCCATGCTTACCTATGGCACTTCTTTGATCTGTTAATGGACATTAAGATCTCTCTAGCTGTTGTATTCATCTACTCACTTCAGTACACACTACATACCAAATTCTGAAACATGGCGTAGGTAATCCTAACATGTTCAGATTCGGTACTACCCAATCTTGGGATGGCTACGACACTACTCGTAATACTAGTCTTGACTTTAAAGTTACTCTCAATGCCACTAGTGGTAGTAATACTTTTGCTTCTAGTGGttctataaaaattactgTAGGTGCTGCTGATTTTGCAACACTCACTGGTACTAATGTTCAAGTCACTAATATAGGTGGTACTATCAAGAAGTACATAGATAGCAATAAGCCTCCTGATCCTAGTAATCTCCAACCAATCACAAACACTAGTGATCCACTCAATAAGGGTACTAAGTTAGAAATCGATGCCACTGGTTCCATCTCTAGTATTACTGCAGAAGTTACCATTAAAGGTGATCTAACTGTATCCTCCACTGATCAGAAACTTGGCTCCTCTGCACTCACCCTAGGTGGTAGTGAAGGTCTAGGTGGAACCATAACACCCCAAGATTCTGGCACCAAAGTCACAATCAAGAATACTAGTACTATCACACTGACAAGGAAGGCTCTGACTGCCATTCAGTCTCTCACTCAGAATGCCGTCACTCTCGATAAAACTGGTGGTGGTCAATTTACGTCTAAGGCCACAATCACTATAACTCGTGGTGAAGACAATAAAACAGATTACAACTTCACAGCGCTCACTGTCACTACTAATCTTGAAATCAACATCACTCAGGGAACCATCAAAAATGCCACTAATACTCTCCAAACCACTAGTCCTGAACTCGATAAGGATGATGTTCTAGAGCTTAATGCCACTGGCACAATCACAAAACCTGTTGGCACTACAGGTGATGTTAAACTTGCAGGTACTATAGTGGTCACATCagataaaaaacaaattgGTTCCAGTCTCACCATCACTGGAGGTCCCAGCGGTGGTGTAGGTGGAACCCTAAATCTCACTAATCAAACTAAAACTGACACTATTCCTGCACATGTCACAATCAGTAGTAGTACTCTCACAATCGATAAAGCTGCCTACGACACTCTCAAGTCAGCTGGTGCTGTGACTCCTGATTCTCTTAAGATTGGTGCAAGTGATAGTAAAGTTCGTATTCCTGCTAATGCTACAGGTGGTGCTAAAGAAGCTGGTCTCGCTAATGAACCGAGTTTTAAGAAGTACTGGCATTTATTTCCTCCTAACTATTATGACGAGGATTTTCCTTACTGGACATCTATATTTCCTGCACTCATGGTACTTCTGATAGCTACAATATTTCCACCAATGATAGTGGTTATACTCCAAAAAGAAGCTAAAACACATTCTCCGAAATACTATATGGGTTGGGGAGATGGAAATCTTCGTTACTGGCACTTAGTTGATTTGTTGcttgttattaaaatatctcTAACTGGcatattcatatattcaCTTCATTACCGAGAATCACATAGCTACTGATTCTGCTCCTATGTGTGAAATTAGTGTTACTAGTCAGAATAAGCTTACTATTACATATCAGGATACTCAGGAGGCTAAGGTTAAGGAAGCTACTTATACTCCTCCTACTGGTGCTCCTTATAAGTATATTGTTAAGGATCCTAAAACTAATATAACTTATACTTTTACAACTACTGCTCAGCTTACTAGTGGTGCTGCTACTATAACTGTTACTGTTGATTATGGTCATATATTTGCTGAAGGATTCGGTGATCTTGAAGATGTCAAGACATCCAAACACGTAGAACAAGAATCAGAACCAGAAAAATGCAACGAAGATGCTGAAAATCAATCTGATAATCTTGTTCATGCTTGGATATGGCACTTCTTTGTTATCCTAGTTGTTGTGGACTGTTGCTTATGGCTACTATCGTGATACTAAAATAACAGCAATAACATATCCTAAGAATGAGGCTATTAAGGGTAaggttaaaattaaaactgGTACTCTTAATACTGATGGTAGCTGTGCTAAGACCACTACTCAGCTTAGTGCTACTACTGCCAATATTACTAATCCTACTGAGACTAAGGGTACTACTCTtactattactaatattactactaaatatattcttatatacctaattaAGTACCCATAATACCTTAAGTACTAATATACCCTATAGTACTCtagtatatatacatatatatagtagtaggtatataatatgtatattaaaaaattaattggattGTTTTTGTgtattaattgtattataacGTGGATGTCCAGTATTCTATAATCATATTAAATaccattaaaattatataactaactacctCCATAAGGGGTATAACTGTAGAACTATAGAAGACCCCTTTCAGGGTCATTACTGTCCGGTGGACCtcacaccgtaacgggagATACCAAATCAATAACTTGTTGTTCTATAATATCTTTTAGAAATGTAGCAAATTTATAAAGTGCTCCTACAGCTACAGCTGAAAGTACAACTGCCATAAACTTCTTTAAACCTTTATGAGATTCAAGTGAATATTTCCTATAATCCAATTCACgagataataaattattcacaCCCAAATCTTCAAATTCTCCAGAAAATACATATctacacattattataccaattaactaattattatctcaattaactaattattatctaaattaactaattaataatattatatacttaattatactgttaatctattaattaattaattaatatatatttaatacgattgattaaaaatatgattGAATCCAGGACAATCAAATAGATCATCAGATAGACAATTTTCATATTGTGAATTTTTAgcaaaaatatttttataattcaatttattatatttatttaataattttgttctaattaatgattttgtattaatttgtgttaaagaatttatttgattaggtattaaatttacaaatcCAAATCTTCTTAATGattctacacattttatatatttcaatattattatataaattattattcttttcatataattattttattcttatatattcttatatactatttatattactaatattactaCTGTTAACACTATTTATAACACTATTAACCAcattactaatattactaatattaattaattattaattattgattaatttatatatttatggaattattgaaatattataatagaataaaaagATTTGATAAGAGAAGTGGTTTTTTTACACTTGGTATACCAAGTTTAACAGTTATGttaagtataataattactGGTACATTTCTTATTGATAAACAACTTgaattgaaatatttaagaGAACAAAGTGTAACTTCAAGAGAACAAACTTTAAAAGAAGAACATGAAGAAATgattaaaatgttaaataaaGTCATTCCAAcacaaaatttaaataattctatacCAATACCACAATCTGATTAATTATGgaacaatttattaatattaaattacaatatattacatCAATATTTCCATATTCATTCATAGGTACTTTTCCAATACTATTCtgataattattcaattaaattaaataattttaatttaattcaattattaggagaagtaataaattcatatgaaaattggaataataaatatgttataggtaaaaatttatatatatctttattaattttataattttatatttttgattAGGATTTATTGGAATGAATAgtagaataataaatgatataataGAATTACAACCAATAAATCAAGTATCAATTTTACcaaatgatattaaaattgatactaaaattattgttaataatCTTAAACCATTAATAACATCattattatgtaaattttagttattttacGTTACGGTCTTGGTCACACAGACCAATAGTCCCCTACTATCTTTACCTTCAAAAGGGCTCCCTTACCCCTGAAGGGGTTCCTTTAGTTATcctagttatatatagtagttagttatataccccTAAGATTCCTATACTTATATAGTTAGTTAGCTCTCTTTCCCTATTACACTCCatacccatagaattagctccctttcccgggGTCTATTTAGTGTATATTTAGCTCTCTTTCCCTTAGtaatactattagtattaattgattattGTTTTTGATTAGGtgattatttatatttaaaaaccaatgaaaatgaaattattattattatttcaccCAATTGGGTATCCAAACTTACTTTAATTTAGATAGATTTAGTTTaagttaatttagtttagTTTAGATTAGATTAGtgattaataatttataggAAGAATCGATATCATATATACAATGGATATTATTAAAGAATgcatatataataatatatataccaaaagataatgtaattaaataaaattaatattcttaggatatattaaataaatggaCACGACATCCTTTCTTCAAACATCAATCtttcaaaaataaatccaataaaagtattaactaataattagataatataatggaaaaataattagtaaaattagctaaaaaaaataaatcccaaaattgatcgggttaggagaaataaaatttcctCACCCAGTCAATtattgctgcacctaaactacctactccttaactacctagACTACTTAACTCGACTAGacttaactactactatattaatactatctattaattgaatgttaattattagtaatattaagaagtataaaatgtgaagaaataaatgaagatataatgaaaataacaAGTGGATATGGAGCTAGTGctatattaatattagatgGTACAATTGAAGCATTTTCTACTAATCAAGTAACATTACATAgacaaattttattatcaacaggtaatccaaataataataattaatttaatttaatctaattaattcaattcaatccaattcatttaatctaatctaattaataatttgagGTGATTAAGATAATTATAGGAATTGGTGGTAGAATAGTTTGGTGTAATGAAATAGAACAAATAGATCCATGTGAATGTAAATGTTTATATTCAAAAGGAATttcattatcattttttaatccTAAATCTATCTTCAATACCAATTCTTATCAAGGAATTATACAACAttctattttattatttttaaaacatattaatacattatatctttcaaattaattttttttctCCCCAATTTCCccaatttcaaataattttattaatttcataaattttaaattaatttattttttcccccaattttataaattttaaattaatttaaataattttaaataatttttaaataaatatgtatagaagattaatgtatattaaaattagtgaATGTTGGTGTAGAAGATGATTTTTGAAATGTATTAAACTTTCTTCTAAAATTCATTTCTATATTACTTTCCATatccgttacggtgtctggTCCACCACCAACCCCGAAAGGGTCTaccttagtattagtactaaCCCCGAAAGGGTCTaccttagtattagtactaaCCCCGAAAGGGTCTACCTTATTATCCACACCAACTCccttagtactattagtactattactaGTATTAGGTAGATTATGAGTACTAAGTATTCTAGGTatactattagtactactactactattaGGTACAAATGTACTGTCTATAGTATCAATACTAGTACCTTCAGTACCTTCAGTTGCCGTAGTAcctgacaccgtaacggagttAAAAGATTTACAACTAAGTTGTATTGATGCTAACCATGAAATAGAATTGagtaatttattgaaatggaatccaaataatagaaaacgatctaattttaaatgtgaattgaatttattataaacttCAGTATCAGTTGTTGgtaaaattgaaatatattcttGTGAATTACCAAATAAAAGATATTCAAATGAATCTTTCGAACCAACTCTTTTCAATGATTCTGttgattttaatgaattttgaCAATGTATTTCTACTTGTTCTAAATCATAAAATGATGGTATTCTTcttatatcattttttgGATCTATTAGTTTTAGATtctccgttacggtgtcaggTCCACTGCCAACAGCCCCGAAAGGGGCTTCCTTAACCCCCCAAGGGGTTTCCATACTATCCCTAAcagtagtattattattagtagtacactctgtaaccatagaattagctccctttcccatagtattattagtactaAAAGTGTTAAGAGTATTGAACTTACTAGTACTGGTACTATTGGTGAGGATATTACTTTTGGGACTGTTACTACTAGTAAGGATACTGTTGGTACTGGTGAGGATATTAATTTTGGGGCTATTGTTGGACCTGTCACCGTAACGTGAAATACTATCAATTTCAAAAAAATGTTTACTAGAAACACGTTTATTAAATCCAGTTTTAACAACTTTACTCATTTCTTTCTTCATATTCTTCATACCATCAATCATATTACTCATACTATTTATTCTACTCATACTACTTATTctactaatagtactcCTACTGTCCACTCTACTCATACTACTACACCTACTcatagtattagtagtacccatagtacactccatacccatagaattagctccctttcccatagtaccCTTGGTACTAAGAATATCTACTCGATCAAAACTATCAACTCTATTTAAACTATCCACCGTATCTATACTATCAAACATATCCATATCCATATTTTCCATATCTTTAGTAACAGTAGCTTCTTTAGTAGTATTTATAGTAAATTGTTTAGTATTTCGATTAGTATTACCAGTAATAGcaacaatataattttcatccattacggtgtctGTTACGGTGTTTGGTCCAACGGCACCCTTAGTACTAGTTAGATTATGAGTACTAAGTATTCTAGGAATACTACcagtagtattagtattagtagtatacTCCGTATCGTAGGAACTGGTATCCGTGGGACGTGTCACCGTTACGGGAGTATATgtattattgaatttagATTTTATTTCTGGTATATCTATGATTTCTAttgaattatatatattttcatatcCACTTATTCCATCATCtatattgaatttattaggTGAAGTAATATTctccattacggtgcttgctccacGGCCACCACCGAAAGGTACTACCTTATCCCCGTAAGGGGTTTCCTTAACCCCGTAAGGGGATTCCTTAGTATTAAcagtattagtagtagcTCCATTTGGAGGAGgaatagtattagtatgtgtattattaaaatatgttgaatcaataaaatccatttttttaaattattttttacaaaaattacatttttttatttttacagATTTCTTATagaattttttattattttttacaatttaaaatattaaaattaaaactacaaatttacaaaattaaaatattaaaatttaaaatcccaaaattttacaaatttactattaaaaaatagtttactattgaaatattatttaaaaattatatggAAAGTAATTAGAAAAGTATATTAGAAGAAGTTTAAAGTGTCAATGACACAAATTACCAAAAAAAAATTTGGTATTAGAAAAATTCCATTATGGAAATTAAAATTCCAATactttaaattcatttaattatataatattatttaattatatatccaAATATATGAATGGGGAGGTCTTGTAATTAAACactatattcattttattatttttattctaataataattattctaattaaaatttttattctaataagtttaattaaaatttattaaataatattgaaaatttgatttaacTGACGAATTTGGAAATTTGGTACATTGGaactttaataattttgggTAGATTGAGAATTTGAGAAATGGTACATAGACCAGTAGTATCAGTATTTAGTGTATCTACTGAGAAGCGTATGGGTAGTACAATAATGCCAAGAGTATTTTCTACACCATTACGTTCTGACTTGGTTCATTATGTCCATACGAATATGTCTAAGAATAAGCGTCAGGCATATGCGATTTCACGTATGAGTGGATATCAGACTTCAGCACGTTCTTGGGGTACAGGTCGTGCATTATCACGTACTCCAAGAGTGAAAGGTGGTGGTACACATAGATCCGGACAAGCAGCTTATGCGAATTTTTGTCGTGCAGGTGGTATGTTTGCACCAACACGTACATGGCGTCATTGGCATAGGAAAATcaatttaaaagaaaaaagATTAGCATTAGCAGTATCAGTAGCGGCAACAGCTTCAGTACCATTAGTAATGTCACGTGGTCACAGGGTTGAGTCGGTACCAGAATTACCATTAGTATTAGATGACACAATGGAGACATTGACGAAAACACGTGATGCAGTTGAGTTATTGAATTCTATGGGATTAGCAGATGAATTAAAACGAGTATCAGTAACGAAAAGGACCAAGAGAAAGGGTAAAAAGAGACCAGTAGGTCCATTGGTAGTTATGAGAAGTACAGCAGTTGAAGGTAAAAGAGCATTTAGAAATATTCCAGGAGTAGATGTCATGTCTGTAGAACATATGAATTTACTTAAATTAGCACCTGCTGGTACATTAGGTCGATTAGtaatattttctaaatcAGCATTTGAGTTATTGGATTCCTgcgttacggtgactggtccTACGGGTACCAAGGGTACTAAGAGTACTGTAGGTACTGAGGTTACTGAGAGTACAGTTGTACCAggtactactactactgctggaccaagcaccgtaacgggcaccgtaacggggaAAAATCTATTGAATATAAGTAGTGGATTAAAAAGTGCTGATGTGAATAGATTAATAAATAGTACAATAGTACAAAGTAATTTAAGACATcagaaattattaacaagAGTACATAAAGTACAAAAGAAACATTCAAgaagattattaaaattattacataATTCTACCGTAACGGTGACTGGTACTAGGGACACAGTTGTACC encodes the following:
- a CDS encoding uncharacterized protein (chr2.C.cand.202 - membrane protein, putative;~5 probable transmembrane helices predicted for TA13940 by TMHMM2.0 at aa 81-103, 143-165, 559-581, 641-663 and 705-727), whose product is MQPNGSAPLEDTSSAVPCTVSVAIDNKTLTINYGDNKCIEITLGDSDSITKAGTAVPYGHILTESFDMSKVHWPEIISPTLMVIVVIVFLIATIFPPVIIAVLRLRAPAWSPQHNLGGRWGLWTKYDYAPDWNKPSETTTVHAYLWHFFDLLMDIKISLAVVFIYSLQFGTTQSWDGYDTTRNTSLDFKVTLNATSGSNTFASSGSIKITVGAADFATLTGTNVQVTNIGGTIKKYIDSNKPPDPSNLQPITNTSDPLNKGTKLEIDATGSISSITAEVTIKGDLTVSSTDQKLGSSALTLGGSEGLGGTITPQDSGTKVTIKNTSTITLTRKALTAIQSLTQNAVTLDKTGGGQFTSKATITITRGEDNKTDYNFTALTVTTNLEINITQGTIKNATNTLQTTSPELDKDDVLELNATGTITKPVGTTGDVKLAGTIVVTSDKKQIGSSLTITGGPSGGVGGTLNLTNQTKTDTIPAHVTISSSTLTIDKAAYDTLKSAGAVTPDSLKIGASDSKVRIPANATGGAKEAGLANEPSFKKYWHLFPPNYYDEDFPYWTSIFPALMVLLIATIFPPMIVVILQKEAKTHSPKYYMGWGDGNLRYWHLVDLLLDTQEAKVKEATYTPPTGAPYKYIVKDPKTNITYTFTTTAQLTSGAATITVTVDYGHIFAEGFGDLEDVKTSKHVEQESEPEKCNEDAENQSDNLVHAWIWHFFVILVVVDCCLWLLS
- a CDS encoding uncharacterized protein (chr2.C.cand.203 - score = 10.91) — translated: MEQFINIKLQYITSIFPYSFIGEVINSYENWNNKYVIGFIGMNSRIINDIIELQPINQVSILPNDIKIDTKIIVNNLKPLITSLLCKF
- a CDS encoding 60S ribosomal subunit protein L4/L1, putative (chr2.C.cand.205 - PF00573 60S Ribosomal protein L4/L1 family), encoding MVHRPVVSVFSVSTEKRMGSTIMPRVFSTPLRSDLVHYVHTNMSKNKRQAYAISRMSGYQTSARSWGTGRALSRTPRVKGGGTHRSGQAAYANFCRAGGMFAPTRTWRHWHRKINLKEKRLALAVSVAATASVPLVMSRGHRVESVPELPLVLDDTMETLTKTRDAVELLNSMGLADELKRVSVTKRTKRKGKKRPVGPLVVMRSTAVEGKRAFRNIPGVDVMSVEHMNLLKLAPAGTLGRLVIFSKSAFELLDSCVTVTGPTGTKGTKSTVGTEVTESTVVPGTTTTAGPSTVTGTVTGKNLLNISSGLKSADVNRLINSTIVQSNLRHQKLLTRVHKVQKKHSRRLLKLLHNSTVTVTGTRDTVVPSTKDSTVVPGTSTGVGTVGASTVTGTVTKSTLKKNSRKYYKDIQEGLGVKKPLVLHLN
- a CDS encoding uncharacterized protein (chr2.cand.314 - hypothetical protein, signal peptide, apicoplast targetting sequence;~hypothetical apicoplast protein), encoding MKRIIIYIIILKYIKCVESLRRFGFVNLIPNQINSLTQINTKSLIRTKLLNKYNKLNYKNIFAKNSQYENCLSDDLFDCPGFNHIFNQSYVFSGEFEDLGVNNLLSRELDYRKYSLESHKGLKKFMAVVLSAVAVGALYKFATFLKDIIEQQVIDLVSPVTV
- a CDS encoding uncharacterized protein (chr2.cand.313 - hypothetical protein) is translated as MDFIDSTYFNNTHTNTIPPPNGATTNTVNTKESPYGVKETPYGDKVVPFGGGRGASTVMENITSPNKFNIDDGISGYENIYNSIEIIDIPEIKSKFNNTYTPVTVTRPTDTSSYDTEYTTNTNTTGSIPRILSTHNLTSTKGAVGPNTVTDTVMDENYIVAITGNTNRNTKQFTINTTKEATVTKDMENMDMDMFDSIDTVDSLNRVDSFDRVDILSTKGTMGKGANSMGMECTMGTTNTMSRCSSMSRVDSRSTISRISSMSRINSMSNMIDGMKNMKKEMSKVVKTGFNKRVSSKHFFEIDSISRYGDRSNNSPKINILTSTNSILTSSNSPKSNILTNSTSTSKFNTLNTFSTNNTMGKGANSMVTECTTNNNTTVRDSMETPWGVKEAPFGAVGSGPDTVTENLKLIDPKNDIRRIPSFYDLEQVEIHCQNSLKSTESLKRVGSKDSFEYLLFGNSQEYISILPTTDTEVYNKFNSHLKLDRFLLFGFHFNKLLNSISWLASIQLSCKSFNSVTVSGTTATEGTEGTSIDTIDSTFVPNSSSSTNSIPRILSTHNLPNTSNSTNSTKGVGVDNKVDPFGVSTNTKVDPFGVSTNTKVDPFGVGGGPDTVTDMESNIEMNFRRKFNTFQKSSSTPTFTNFNIH
- a CDS encoding uncharacterized protein (GPI-Anchor Signal predicted for TA13920 by DGPI v2.04, no cleavage site predicted), producing MKITSGYGASAILILDGTIEAFSTNQVTLHRQILLSTGIGGRIVWCNEIEQIDPCECKCLYSKGISLSFFNPKSIFNTNSYQGIIQHSILLFLKHINTLYLSN
- a CDS encoding uncharacterized protein (1 probable transmembrane helix predicted for TA13930 by TMHMM2.0 at aa 19-41;~Signal anchor predicted for TA13930 by SignalP 2.0 HMM (Signal peptide probability 0.001, signal anchor probability 0.979) with cleavage site probability 0.000 between residues 40 and 41), whose translation is MELLKYYNRIKRFDKRSGFFTLGIPSLTVMLSIIITGTFLIDKQLELKYLREQSVTSREQTLKEEHEEMIKMLNKVIPTQNLNNSIPIPQSD